The DNA window TCATAGTGACAGACGGCAATGAAAATGCTGATCCCTCTTTTTTCTCAATATATAAACACTATCACGAGGTGTTTTCCCTCTCCCCCCCTGTTTCGCTTGTCAAAGTGGGTCATTTTTCGCCTGATTTCGAGCGCCGCATGATGAAGTCCGATATCACTTACACTGCGCTGGAATTTCGAGGCACCTACCGTTCCCTGTCACGGCTTGTCCCTCCCCTGCTGGGACCTTCGCTTGACGAGCTGAAGAGGGAGATCATGAACATACCTCTCCCCGCGAGGGAGAGGGCATTGACTTAAGTAAGCGAGGTCCGGCATGGCAAGAAAGATAGGTATATTCGTTGTTTCCGTCATAATATTGATTGTTGTTCTCAGATTGGCCGGATGCGGCACAATGCATGTGCTGACCGGCCAGGGAAATCTCGGGGGGATGAAGACTCTGGCGGATGTGGATAAATCGCTGCTGGAGGCGAGGGATTACTCCGGCAAGACCCCTCTCCACCAGGCGGCTGCCAATGGCAGGAAACAAGCGGTGGAATACCTGCTCTCCCGCAGGTGTGATCCCAAGGTGAAGGATTCCACGGGGAAGACGCCTCTGCATTACGCGGCGATGAACGGCCATAAGGATATC is part of the Candidatus Eremiobacterota bacterium genome and encodes:
- a CDS encoding ankyrin repeat domain-containing protein → MKTLADVDKSLLEARDYSGKTPLHQAAANGRKQAVEYLLSRRCDPKVKDSTGKTPLHYAAMNGHKDIAEILILRGALVNVRDSTPDQWTPLGLALKEKHEALAAMLLVYGGQQ